One Methylosinus sp. LW4 genomic region harbors:
- a CDS encoding TonB-dependent siderophore receptor: MPSTPRFRFARPTLRSNERALLLGGCALLLPARAHAQPVELPPIDVSAPSAVQSMIGEGLPEGHKDYLITRSSTGSKAELPNSFVPQHVTTIPHKIIEEQAPRTITEALQNVSGVSSPYPSYYPLDQLTSLYIRGFQVSTTLRDGLWDPTPFGNAWIGNLERVEVLKGPSALLYGAYSGDVGGALNLVTKKPLSDPHATISSEFDTFGTHAVSADLSTPLADNKDWLVRLNMHEGGHRLFADDTFFEKRHISGMLQGQLTSQDAITLEAEYRWQNTHPYSGQPGFVTVGSGVSAILAPLAPTSRDTNLYDPRSTYRYRSDALRAVYEHKFDEDWSIKSSAQYTLTSRDTVSITATPSLLSSGAEKFTQSYSEIRMGPVYAVDTDQMLHGRFSTFGLSHDLVLGGRFADQWYKMDMRKPTNGFSSFYFYDPNYPNWGVPALNVYQYMFGDSDTHQFNEYLNDVVSITDQLRVSAGANLTQYRSFSESGMNPLKMSSSKSHGSGVGWRVGLLYDFLPGFTAYSGYSTTFKPQYPNTTNDGTIQTFDPLKGDQIEIGVKADLNDKLSGTASIYQIELDNVTTADPDPTRATNGYKVQTGKQRSRGVEIDASYKIAPGWNFLLAYGHTDVRVVADSTYVVGSRTPFVPQDTLRLWSVYEVQSGDFAGLGFGGGMRFVGSRTTNLVSQTTPNLVATLGAYATFDALAYYKYENAKLSVNVRNLFDAHYREASPSSAWLFPSEPLNATLRLEVTF, encoded by the coding sequence ATGCCGTCTACTCCACGTTTTCGATTCGCTCGTCCGACTCTGCGCTCCAATGAGCGTGCGCTGCTGCTCGGCGGCTGCGCTCTGCTGCTTCCGGCGCGCGCCCACGCTCAACCAGTGGAGCTGCCGCCGATCGATGTCTCCGCGCCATCGGCCGTGCAGTCGATGATCGGCGAAGGCCTGCCGGAAGGCCATAAGGATTATCTCATCACGCGCAGCTCGACGGGCAGCAAGGCCGAGCTGCCGAACTCTTTCGTTCCGCAGCATGTGACGACCATCCCCCACAAGATCATCGAGGAGCAGGCCCCGCGCACCATCACGGAAGCGTTGCAGAATGTCTCCGGCGTCAGCAGCCCTTATCCGAGCTATTATCCGCTCGATCAGCTCACCAGCCTCTATATCCGCGGCTTTCAAGTGAGCACGACCTTGCGCGATGGTCTTTGGGACCCGACGCCATTCGGCAACGCCTGGATCGGCAATCTCGAGCGCGTCGAGGTTCTCAAGGGGCCGTCCGCTCTGCTCTACGGCGCCTATTCCGGCGATGTCGGCGGCGCGCTCAATCTCGTGACGAAGAAGCCGCTTTCCGATCCGCATGCGACGATCTCCTCGGAGTTCGACACCTTTGGAACGCATGCGGTTTCCGCCGACCTCTCGACGCCGCTCGCCGACAATAAGGATTGGCTCGTGCGGCTCAACATGCACGAGGGCGGCCACAGGCTTTTCGCCGACGACACATTCTTCGAGAAGCGTCACATCTCCGGCATGCTCCAGGGACAGCTGACATCGCAGGACGCCATAACCCTCGAGGCCGAATATCGTTGGCAGAACACGCATCCTTACAGCGGCCAGCCGGGCTTTGTCACAGTGGGCAGCGGAGTCTCGGCGATTCTCGCGCCGCTCGCGCCGACCTCGCGCGACACGAATCTCTATGATCCGCGTTCCACCTATCGTTATCGCAGCGACGCTTTGCGCGCCGTCTACGAGCATAAATTCGACGAAGACTGGTCGATCAAATCATCGGCGCAATACACACTGACATCGCGCGATACGGTGTCGATCACCGCGACGCCGAGCCTGCTTTCCAGCGGGGCCGAGAAATTCACGCAATCCTATTCCGAGATTCGCATGGGGCCTGTCTATGCGGTGGATACGGACCAGATGCTGCATGGCCGCTTCTCGACTTTCGGACTCTCGCATGACCTCGTGCTCGGCGGGCGCTTTGCCGACCAATGGTACAAGATGGACATGCGCAAGCCGACCAACGGTTTCTCGAGCTTTTATTTCTACGACCCGAACTATCCCAATTGGGGCGTGCCGGCGCTGAACGTCTATCAATATATGTTCGGCGATTCCGACACGCATCAGTTCAACGAATATCTCAACGACGTCGTTTCCATCACCGACCAGCTGCGCGTCTCCGCCGGCGCAAATCTGACGCAATATCGCTCTTTCTCGGAATCGGGCATGAATCCGCTGAAAATGTCCAGCTCCAAGTCGCACGGTTCTGGAGTCGGCTGGCGCGTCGGCCTGCTCTATGACTTTCTGCCGGGCTTCACCGCCTATTCCGGCTACTCGACCACATTCAAGCCGCAATATCCGAACACGACGAATGACGGGACGATACAGACTTTTGATCCGCTGAAGGGCGATCAAATCGAGATCGGCGTGAAAGCCGATCTCAATGACAAGCTCAGCGGCACGGCCTCGATCTATCAGATCGAGCTCGACAATGTGACGACGGCTGACCCCGATCCGACGCGCGCGACCAATGGCTACAAGGTGCAGACGGGCAAGCAGCGTAGCCGTGGCGTCGAGATCGACGCGAGCTATAAGATCGCGCCGGGCTGGAATTTCCTGCTCGCCTATGGCCACACAGATGTGCGCGTCGTCGCCGATTCGACCTATGTCGTCGGCTCGCGCACGCCTTTCGTGCCGCAGGATACGCTGCGTCTGTGGAGCGTCTACGAGGTGCAGTCCGGCGACTTCGCTGGGCTCGGCTTCGGCGGCGGCATGAGATTCGTGGGCTCGCGCACCACCAATCTCGTCTCGCAGACGACGCCCAATCTCGTCGCGACGCTCGGAGCCTATGCGACCTTCGACGCGCTCGCCTATTACAAATACGAGAACGCCAAGCTCAGCGTGAATGTGCGCAATCTCTTCGACGCGCATTACCGGGAGGCGAGCCCCAGCTCCGCATGGCTGTTTCCCTCCGAGCCGCTCAACGCGACCTTGCGCCTCGAAGTGACATTCTGA
- a CDS encoding DUF1254 domain-containing protein — protein sequence MKISRDYLDWLPWALATLCVAGSVHIVSVLLMPEVAPRNAYARLLAAAQNAETTANGVALLPRAAPGAEVTPFEDSAFVEGVCLFDLSKGLLRVRADTDPEDLLALSFHARTGRIFHSATDRSAIKGKIDVLVGDARQIEAVEGEDEEAPPSQVHVTAPSMRGFVLLRSLAKRASDRERAEQRLRAVSCETVAEPES from the coding sequence ATGAAGATTTCTCGCGACTATCTCGACTGGCTGCCCTGGGCGCTCGCGACCCTCTGCGTCGCGGGCTCCGTTCACATCGTCTCCGTGCTGCTGATGCCGGAGGTCGCGCCGCGCAACGCCTATGCGCGCCTGCTCGCCGCGGCGCAGAACGCCGAGACGACCGCGAATGGCGTCGCTCTGCTGCCGCGCGCCGCGCCCGGCGCGGAGGTCACGCCTTTCGAAGATTCGGCTTTCGTCGAAGGCGTCTGCCTCTTCGATCTTTCCAAAGGCCTGCTGCGCGTGCGCGCCGACACCGACCCGGAAGATCTGCTCGCGCTCTCCTTTCATGCGCGCACCGGCCGCATCTTTCATTCCGCCACGGATCGCTCGGCGATCAAGGGCAAGATCGACGTTCTGGTCGGGGATGCGCGCCAAATAGAAGCCGTCGAAGGCGAGGATGAGGAAGCGCCGCCGAGCCAAGTCCATGTGACAGCGCCTTCGATGCGCGGCTTCGTGCTGCTGCGCTCGCTGGCCAAGCGCGCCAGCGATCGCGAGCGCGCCGAGCAGCGCCTGCGCGCGGTCTCCTGCGAGACCGTCGCCGAGCCGGAGAGCTGA
- a CDS encoding DUF1214 domain-containing protein — protein MTNYLRAFVVMIAGLLLGFAMTAVSLGLGRGFGALHVGPWTAWPRHGGAEIDPYARAVLARSGEAPLGRDQGLAFFAHTDSSGAPLDGRCDYRVSDTTPAARFWTLGATTVAGRLIDNPADRHAFTSSEIARREGGAFEIDIGAQARPGNWLPVSKEPFVLTLRLYDTPLDLESAPDPQTFPKIVKLHCA, from the coding sequence ATGACCAATTATCTGAGGGCTTTCGTCGTGATGATCGCGGGCCTGCTGCTGGGCTTTGCGATGACCGCCGTCTCGCTCGGGCTCGGCCGCGGCTTCGGCGCGCTGCATGTCGGACCATGGACCGCCTGGCCACGCCATGGCGGCGCGGAAATCGACCCTTATGCGCGCGCCGTGCTCGCGCGCTCGGGCGAGGCGCCGCTCGGGCGCGATCAAGGCCTCGCCTTTTTCGCGCATACGGATTCGAGCGGCGCGCCGCTCGATGGACGCTGCGACTATCGCGTCTCCGACACCACTCCCGCGGCGCGCTTCTGGACGCTCGGCGCGACCACCGTCGCCGGTCGGCTCATCGACAATCCCGCCGATCGCCACGCTTTCACCTCCAGCGAGATCGCGCGGCGCGAGGGCGGCGCCTTCGAGATCGACATTGGCGCGCAGGCGCGGCCCGGCAATTGGCTGCCGGTGTCGAAAGAGCCTTTCGTGCTGACGCTGCGCCTCTATGACACGCCGCTCGACCTCGAATCCGCGCCCGACCCTCAGACATTTCCGAAGATCGTGAAGCTGCATTGCGCATGA
- a CDS encoding transglycosylase domain-containing protein, which produces MLEPIRSSRLYKRAARLLLALDAYIDSSLFDSSRGAREAYENFSAFMNRFQVRGLRRVAVEIGCESLTLALAGGMAALALSVSAMRMTSDDWLKKQDLSITFLDRYGAVAGQRGIKHDDAVPLDQYPDYVIKAVLATEDRRFYEHFGIDIIGTGRALTVNARSSGVVQGGSSITQQLAKNVFLSNERTLTRKINEAFLALWLEERLTKQEILKLYLDRVYMGGGAFGIQAAAEFYFGKSVRDVSLSEAAMLAGLFKAPTKYAPHVNLPAARARANDVLDNLVDAGFMTQSQIVAAQRNPATPVERKRDQSPDWYLDFAFKEAQRLAEAGKFGDDRVLVIRTALDPNVQKRADEVVEENLRESGRSYHAKQSASAFMDLDGAVRALVGGRDYGASQFNRATEAARQPGSSFKPYVYLTALMSNKFKPTTVVTDRPTCIGNYCVHNYSGGYAGSLPLSLALAKSLNTIAIQLSIAIGNGDSHAGRAKIIETCRKLGITTPLEDTPSLPVGQSDVILIEHAAGYAAFANGGKKTTPYAATEVRNSRGDILYQHDRDAPPQEQVLPFEKVAELDTMMKRVIDEGTGGRANLGPGIDVIGKTGTTNGYKDAWFCGYTGNMGGCVWYGNDDNEGMSNMTGGTLPAKTWHDIMAYAHQGIAIKPIRGLATPATLAAAAAAQPKTLELGAPARPAALSRGAVEALGQIESKMKLDGPERPAAGSPPQTRSTDKRADRR; this is translated from the coding sequence TTGCTCGAACCTATTCGATCCTCGCGCTTATACAAGCGGGCCGCAAGGCTTCTGCTGGCGCTCGACGCCTATATCGACTCGAGCCTCTTCGACTCGAGCCGCGGCGCGCGCGAGGCCTATGAGAATTTCTCGGCCTTCATGAACCGCTTCCAGGTGCGCGGCCTGCGCCGGGTCGCGGTGGAGATCGGCTGCGAATCGCTGACGCTGGCGCTCGCCGGCGGCATGGCCGCGCTCGCGCTGTCGGTCTCCGCCATGCGCATGACCAGCGACGATTGGCTGAAGAAGCAGGATCTCTCGATCACTTTTCTCGATCGCTATGGCGCCGTCGCCGGACAACGCGGCATCAAGCATGACGACGCCGTGCCGCTCGATCAATATCCAGATTATGTCATCAAAGCGGTGCTGGCGACCGAGGATCGGCGCTTCTACGAGCATTTCGGCATAGACATCATCGGCACCGGACGCGCGCTCACGGTGAATGCGCGCTCCTCCGGCGTGGTGCAGGGCGGCTCCTCCATCACGCAGCAGCTCGCCAAAAACGTCTTCCTCTCCAATGAGCGCACCCTCACGCGCAAGATCAACGAGGCCTTTCTCGCGCTCTGGCTGGAGGAGCGTCTCACCAAGCAGGAGATTTTGAAGCTCTATCTCGACCGCGTCTATATGGGCGGCGGCGCCTTCGGCATTCAGGCGGCGGCGGAATTCTATTTCGGCAAATCGGTGCGCGACGTCTCGCTGTCCGAGGCCGCCATGCTCGCCGGCCTGTTCAAGGCGCCGACCAAATACGCCCCTCATGTCAATCTCCCCGCCGCGCGCGCGCGCGCCAATGACGTGCTCGACAATCTTGTCGACGCCGGCTTCATGACGCAGAGTCAGATCGTCGCCGCGCAGCGCAATCCGGCGACGCCGGTCGAGCGCAAGCGCGACCAGAGCCCGGATTGGTATCTCGACTTCGCCTTCAAGGAGGCGCAGCGCCTCGCCGAGGCCGGCAAGTTCGGCGACGATCGCGTGCTCGTCATTCGCACCGCGCTCGATCCCAATGTGCAGAAGCGCGCCGACGAGGTGGTGGAGGAGAATCTCCGCGAGAGCGGGCGCTCCTATCACGCCAAGCAGAGCGCCTCCGCCTTCATGGATCTCGACGGCGCCGTGCGCGCGCTGGTCGGCGGGCGCGATTATGGCGCGAGCCAGTTCAATCGCGCGACGGAGGCGGCGCGTCAGCCGGGCTCCTCCTTCAAGCCCTATGTCTATCTCACCGCGCTGATGAGCAATAAGTTCAAGCCGACGACGGTGGTGACGGATCGCCCGACCTGCATCGGCAATTATTGCGTCCACAATTACAGCGGCGGCTACGCCGGCTCGCTGCCGCTCTCGCTCGCGCTCGCCAAATCGCTCAACACAATCGCCATTCAATTGTCGATCGCCATCGGCAATGGCGATTCACATGCGGGCCGCGCCAAGATCATCGAGACATGCCGCAAGCTCGGCATCACCACGCCGCTCGAGGACACGCCCTCTCTGCCCGTCGGCCAGAGCGACGTCATTCTCATCGAGCACGCCGCGGGCTACGCCGCTTTCGCCAATGGCGGCAAGAAGACGACGCCCTATGCGGCCACGGAGGTGCGCAACAGCCGCGGCGATATTCTCTACCAGCATGATCGCGATGCGCCGCCGCAGGAGCAGGTTCTGCCTTTCGAGAAGGTCGCCGAGCTCGACACGATGATGAAGCGCGTAATCGACGAGGGCACCGGCGGGCGCGCCAATCTCGGCCCTGGAATCGACGTCATCGGCAAGACCGGCACCACCAATGGCTATAAGGACGCCTGGTTCTGCGGCTACACCGGCAATATGGGCGGCTGCGTGTGGTATGGAAACGACGACAATGAGGGCATGTCCAACATGACCGGCGGCACCTTGCCGGCGAAGACATGGCACGACATCATGGCCTATGCGCATCAAGGAATCGCCATCAAGCCGATCCGCGGACTCGCCACGCCCGCCACGCTCGCAGCGGCGGCCGCCGCTCAGCCCAAGACGCTGGAGCTCGGCGCGCCGGCGCGTCCCGCGGCGCTCTCGCGCGGCGCCGTGGAGGCGCTCGGACAAATCGAGTCGAAGATGAAGCTCGACGGTCCCGAGCGCCCCGCCGCCGGCTCGCCGCCGCAGACGCGTTCCACCGACAAGCGCGCCGATCGGCGCTGA
- a CDS encoding YcgN family cysteine cluster protein, which translates to MARNDEKEAGEPFWMRPLSELTRAQWEKLCDGCGRCCLVKLEDEDSGEIYHTSVGCDLLDGETGRCRDYAGRQTKVPDCVRLTLKALAGIPWLPPTCAYRLRAEDKPLPDWHPLLTGDPASVHTAGVSVRGRVAAHEQEVETDDLPNFIVLWPKRWPRRKKGRAA; encoded by the coding sequence ATGGCGAGGAATGACGAAAAAGAAGCGGGCGAACCGTTCTGGATGAGGCCCTTGAGCGAATTGACGCGGGCGCAATGGGAAAAGCTCTGCGACGGCTGCGGACGCTGCTGCCTGGTCAAGCTCGAGGACGAAGATAGTGGGGAAATCTATCATACGAGCGTCGGCTGCGACCTTTTGGACGGGGAGACCGGGCGCTGCCGCGACTATGCCGGCCGCCAGACCAAGGTGCCCGACTGCGTTCGGCTGACCCTGAAGGCGCTCGCCGGCATCCCCTGGCTGCCGCCGACCTGCGCCTATCGCCTGCGCGCGGAAGACAAGCCGCTCCCCGATTGGCACCCGCTGCTGACCGGCGACCCGGCCAGCGTCCACACGGCCGGCGTCTCCGTACGCGGCCGTGTGGCGGCCCATGAGCAGGAGGTGGAGACCGACGATCTCCCCAATTTCATCGTGCTGTGGCCCAAGCGCTGGCCGCGGCGCAAGAAGGGGCGGGCGGCGTGA
- a CDS encoding DNA-packaging protein, with product MGRLNELIDGFSTRELETLLADWEFCAREDQWPPMLASNGAPWRVWLILGGRGAGKTRAGAEWVRAIARGRPQFATRPLSPIALVGESAAHVRDVMIEGVSGILAVHPRRERPLWEPSRKRLTFDNGVVAQAFSAEDPESLRGPQFSAAWCDELAKWRYAQESWDMLQFGLRLGDWPRQIVTTTPRAIPLLKRLMSEPGVATTRATTRQNAAHLAPSFLESVVAQYAGTRLGRQELDGEFVEERADALWTRDMLETARVAEAPALERIVVAIDPPASSGRRADRCGVIAAGVAHGIVFVLQDATLAAARPAQWARAAVALYHRLEADALIAEVNQGGEMVRAVIHEADPSVAVRDVRATRGKYLRAAPVAQLYEQGRVRHVGAFPALEDEMCDFAIDGLSTGRSPDRLDALVWAIHSLTLAPRASEPRMRRL from the coding sequence ATGGGCCGCCTGAATGAGCTGATCGACGGATTTTCCACGCGCGAACTCGAGACATTGCTCGCGGATTGGGAGTTTTGCGCGCGCGAGGATCAATGGCCGCCCATGCTCGCGTCGAATGGCGCGCCTTGGCGCGTATGGCTGATATTGGGCGGGCGCGGCGCCGGCAAGACGCGCGCCGGCGCCGAATGGGTGCGCGCCATTGCGCGCGGCCGGCCGCAGTTCGCGACGCGTCCCTTGTCGCCGATCGCGCTCGTCGGCGAGAGCGCGGCGCATGTGCGCGATGTGATGATCGAAGGCGTCTCTGGAATTCTCGCCGTGCATCCGCGACGCGAGCGACCTTTGTGGGAGCCGTCGCGCAAGCGCCTCACTTTCGACAATGGCGTCGTCGCGCAAGCCTTCTCCGCGGAGGATCCAGAGAGCCTACGCGGCCCGCAATTTTCCGCCGCCTGGTGCGATGAGCTGGCGAAATGGCGTTACGCGCAGGAGAGCTGGGACATGCTGCAATTCGGGCTGCGTTTGGGGGATTGGCCGCGCCAGATCGTCACCACCACGCCGCGCGCGATTCCTCTGCTGAAACGTCTGATGAGCGAGCCCGGCGTCGCGACGACGCGCGCGACCACGCGACAGAATGCGGCGCATCTCGCGCCATCCTTTCTCGAGAGCGTCGTCGCGCAATATGCCGGCACGCGATTGGGGCGCCAGGAGCTCGACGGCGAGTTTGTCGAGGAGCGCGCCGACGCCCTCTGGACCCGCGATATGTTGGAGACTGCGCGTGTGGCGGAGGCGCCGGCGCTCGAGCGCATCGTGGTCGCCATCGATCCGCCGGCCTCCTCCGGCAGGCGCGCTGATCGTTGCGGCGTGATCGCCGCAGGAGTGGCACATGGAATCGTCTTCGTGCTGCAGGATGCGACGCTCGCCGCGGCGCGTCCGGCGCAATGGGCGCGCGCCGCCGTCGCGCTCTATCACCGGCTCGAGGCGGATGCGCTGATCGCCGAGGTCAATCAGGGCGGCGAGATGGTGCGCGCCGTCATTCACGAAGCCGATCCGAGCGTCGCTGTGCGAGACGTGCGCGCGACGCGCGGCAAATATTTGCGCGCGGCCCCGGTGGCGCAGCTCTACGAGCAAGGACGCGTGCGCCATGTCGGCGCCTTTCCGGCGCTCGAAGACGAGATGTGCGATTTCGCCATCGACGGCTTGTCGACGGGGAGAAGCCCGGATCGCCTCGACGCGCTGGTCTGGGCGATCCATTCGCTGACGCTGGCGCCGCGCGCGAGCGAGCCGCGCATGCGACGATTGTAG
- a CDS encoding phage portal protein, with protein MPSFFSRLLGARAPERKSSRAMLSLQSMAAPQWTARNNVALTRAGYERNAVCYRAVRMVAEGAASVPWLAYEGRAETPEHPLLRLIERPNPSDTSVSFLEALISNLLLYGDAYVEGASVDGLLREAYCLRPDRMSVVAGRNGWPSAYVYSVAGDSVRYDIQGRGIEPILHIRLFNPLDDIYGFAPLAAAQTAVDTHNAASFWNKALLDNSARPSGALVYAGPEGGHLTDEQFERLKQELEENFSGAFNAGRPLLLEGGLDWKALSLSPKDMDFSETKASAAREIALAFGVPPLLIGLPGDNTFRNYEEANRAFWRQTIIPLVRRLQKAFHAWAQPGFAPFRFDYDADRIDALAQERAVEWSRIGGAAFLTVDEQREAAGYGPMGKPAK; from the coding sequence ATGCCCTCTTTCTTCTCCCGTCTCCTCGGCGCGCGCGCGCCGGAGCGCAAATCCTCGCGCGCCATGCTCTCGCTGCAGTCCATGGCCGCGCCGCAATGGACCGCGCGCAACAATGTCGCGCTCACCCGCGCCGGCTATGAGCGCAACGCGGTCTGCTATCGCGCCGTGCGCATGGTGGCGGAAGGCGCCGCCTCCGTGCCCTGGCTCGCTTATGAAGGTCGTGCGGAGACTCCCGAGCATCCGCTGCTGCGCCTGATCGAGCGCCCCAATCCTTCCGACACGAGCGTCTCCTTTCTCGAGGCGCTGATCTCCAATCTGCTGCTCTATGGCGACGCCTATGTGGAAGGCGCTTCCGTCGATGGGCTCTTGCGCGAGGCCTATTGTCTGCGTCCCGACCGGATGAGCGTCGTCGCGGGACGCAATGGCTGGCCCTCGGCCTATGTCTATTCCGTCGCCGGCGACAGCGTGCGCTATGACATTCAGGGGCGCGGCATCGAGCCGATCCTGCATATTCGCCTGTTCAATCCGCTCGACGATATCTACGGCTTCGCGCCGCTCGCCGCCGCGCAGACGGCGGTCGACACGCATAACGCCGCGAGCTTCTGGAACAAGGCGCTGCTCGACAATAGCGCGCGGCCCTCCGGCGCGCTCGTCTATGCCGGGCCGGAGGGCGGACATCTCACCGATGAGCAGTTCGAGCGCTTGAAGCAAGAATTGGAGGAGAATTTCTCCGGCGCCTTCAACGCCGGCCGCCCGCTGCTGCTGGAAGGCGGGCTCGACTGGAAGGCGCTGTCGCTCTCGCCGAAAGACATGGATTTTTCCGAGACGAAAGCCTCCGCCGCGCGGGAGATCGCGCTCGCTTTCGGCGTGCCGCCATTGCTGATCGGCCTGCCGGGCGACAACACCTTTCGCAATTACGAGGAGGCCAATCGCGCCTTCTGGCGCCAGACGATCATTCCGCTCGTGCGGCGCTTGCAGAAGGCGTTTCACGCTTGGGCGCAGCCGGGCTTCGCGCCCTTCCGCTTCGACTATGACGCCGATCGCATCGACGCGCTGGCGCAAGAGCGCGCGGTGGAGTGGAGCCGCATCGGCGGCGCCGCCTTTCTCACCGTCGACGAGCAGCGCGAGGCCGCGGGCTACGGCCCGATGGGCAAGCCCGCGAAATAG
- a CDS encoding HK97 family phage prohead protease codes for MARDIRIAKPRLETKRAPLPAAIGADGAFDGYASLFGVRDACGDIVERGAFAASLRRRGAASVKMLWQHRAEEPIGVWTEIAEDARGLKVRGRLDLSVVRAREALSLIRAGALDGLSIGFRTLRAASDAESGARRLLEIDLIEISIVTFPALPQARIAVNPALATAPRHAAAQLAQKLARIRMQLATRRFEATLQRLATE; via the coding sequence ATGGCGCGAGACATTCGCATTGCAAAGCCGAGGCTGGAGACGAAGCGCGCGCCGCTTCCCGCGGCGATCGGCGCCGACGGCGCCTTCGACGGATATGCGAGCCTCTTCGGCGTGCGGGACGCTTGCGGCGATATCGTCGAGCGCGGCGCCTTCGCCGCGAGCCTGCGCCGACGCGGCGCCGCAAGCGTCAAAATGCTGTGGCAGCATCGCGCCGAAGAGCCGATCGGCGTATGGACGGAGATCGCCGAAGACGCGCGCGGATTGAAAGTGCGCGGTCGGCTCGATCTTTCGGTCGTGCGGGCGCGCGAGGCCTTGTCGCTGATCCGCGCGGGCGCGCTCGACGGCCTGTCGATCGGCTTTCGCACGCTTCGCGCAGCCAGCGACGCCGAGAGTGGCGCGCGACGATTGCTCGAGATCGATCTCATCGAAATATCGATCGTCACCTTTCCTGCGCTCCCGCAGGCGCGCATCGCCGTCAATCCCGCTCTGGCGACGGCGCCGCGTCATGCGGCCGCGCAGCTCGCGCAAAAGCTGGCGAGGATTCGCATGCAGCTCGCCACGAGACGTTTCGAGGCGACGCTGCAGCGGCTCGCCACAGAGTAA
- a CDS encoding phage major capsid protein, protein MSSLETKTLSGEEALADLHRAFTAFKDANEERLAQIETRLGVDAITEEKLQRIDRAIDETKRRVDRVALDLARPRLASTPNGDAPAREHKSAFSLYIRSGEASGLKALESKALSAGSGPDGGYLVPTPAEQEILHRLAHLSPIRAIASVREISTHSLRKAYSTQGPASGWAAETDPRTQTASQQIVDLNFPAMELYAMPAATQTLLDDSAIDVEKWIAEEVQTVFAEQEGAAFVNGNGTDKPKGFLAYATVADASWSWGNIGYVATGVSGGFAASNPSDALFNLVYALRAGYRQNGKFVLNRQTQSAIRKFKSTTGEYLWAPPASLDQPASLLNFPVVEAEDMPNMGADSLSVAFGDFARGYLVVDRLGVRVLRDPYSAKPYVLFYTTKRVGGGVQDFEAIKLLKFGVA, encoded by the coding sequence ATGTCGTCTCTCGAAACCAAGACGCTCTCCGGCGAGGAGGCGCTCGCCGATCTTCATCGCGCTTTCACGGCGTTCAAGGATGCGAACGAGGAACGCCTCGCGCAGATTGAGACGCGATTGGGCGTCGACGCGATCACCGAGGAGAAGCTGCAGCGCATCGACCGCGCCATCGACGAGACCAAGCGGCGCGTGGATCGCGTCGCGCTCGATCTCGCGCGGCCCCGACTCGCGTCGACGCCGAACGGCGATGCGCCCGCGCGCGAGCACAAATCGGCGTTTTCTCTCTATATCCGCAGCGGCGAAGCCTCCGGCCTCAAGGCGCTCGAATCCAAGGCGCTGTCCGCCGGCTCCGGCCCGGACGGCGGATATCTCGTGCCGACTCCTGCGGAGCAGGAGATATTGCATCGGCTCGCGCATTTGTCGCCTATTCGCGCCATCGCCAGCGTGCGTGAAATCTCGACGCATTCGCTGCGCAAAGCCTATTCCACGCAGGGGCCGGCTTCGGGATGGGCGGCGGAAACCGATCCGCGAACGCAAACCGCCAGCCAGCAGATCGTCGATCTCAATTTTCCGGCGATGGAGCTCTACGCCATGCCGGCGGCGACGCAGACGCTGCTCGACGATTCCGCGATCGATGTGGAGAAGTGGATCGCAGAAGAGGTGCAGACCGTCTTCGCCGAGCAGGAAGGCGCCGCCTTCGTGAACGGCAATGGAACCGACAAGCCGAAGGGCTTTCTCGCTTACGCCACGGTCGCGGACGCGAGCTGGAGCTGGGGCAATATCGGCTATGTCGCGACTGGCGTCTCCGGCGGATTTGCGGCGAGCAATCCGTCCGACGCTCTCTTCAATCTCGTCTATGCGCTGCGCGCCGGCTATCGCCAGAACGGCAAATTCGTGCTCAACCGGCAGACGCAATCGGCCATTCGCAAATTCAAATCGACGACCGGCGAATATCTATGGGCTCCGCCCGCGAGCCTCGATCAGCCGGCGTCGCTGCTGAACTTTCCCGTGGTCGAAGCCGAAGACATGCCCAACATGGGCGCCGACAGCCTCTCCGTCGCATTCGGCGATTTCGCGCGCGGCTATCTCGTGGTCGATCGGCTCGGCGTGCGCGTGCTGCGCGATCCTTATTCCGCGAAGCCTTACGTGCTCTTCTACACGACCAAGCGCGTCGGCGGCGGCGTGCAGGATTTCGAGGCGATCAAGCTGCTGAAATTCGGCGTCGCCTGA